AGGGCGGTCAACACCGCGGATTTGTACCCCAGAAGAGCCTGTTCGAGCAGAGCGTCCTGCGTCGCGATGTTGGCTTTAATGCGGCCCGAATCGAAAATCGGCGCGGTGATGGAAGCGAGCAGTGAATAGACAGACGCACCGCTGTTGCCAAGCGCTGACAGGGCAAAAGCCTCCAGCCCGATGGACCCGGAAAGATTAAAGCGTGGATAGCGTTCTGACTGGGCCTCGCCCAGCCTCGCGGTTTGTGCCGCCAGGCGGCGTTCAGCCGCCCGCACATCGGGGCGCCGACGCAGCATATCGGCCGGGATGCCAAGCGCCGCCGAGCGCTCCGCCAGGGGGATGACCCCGGTGGCTGCCAGGCGATTCATCAATGCGCCCGGAGCGCTCCCAAGCAATACCGCCAACCGGTTGCGGGCCTCTACCATGGCGGTACGCAGGGCGGGCAACCCGGCACCTGCGCTCTCGACCTCGGTGCGCGCCTGGGCAACATCCAACTGTGAGACCAGACCGGCCTGCAGGCGCCACTGGGCAAGCTGCCGAATCTCCTCCAGCGCCGCGATATTGGCCTCAGTGACCGCCAGGCGACGTTCCGCGGTGCGCAGATCCACGTAATTCAGCACCACCTCGGCCACCAGCGATACCTGCGTATCGCGCAGGCTCTCGACGCTGGCTTCGACATCCGCCTCGGCAGCCTCGACCCCGCGACGCAGACCGCCGAACACATCGGCCTCCCAGCCCGCATCGAAACCGGCGCTGTACAGTTCACGGCTATTGCCTCCGCCGGT
This portion of the Syntrophotalea acetylenica genome encodes:
- a CDS encoding efflux transporter outer membrane subunit, encoding MRFCKVKKKLGSCMLAIFAGSGLAACVAVGPDYQTPSVDVPSAWSRSDPGANAERTVSAPTDMARWWRELNDPVLEALVADALAANLDLATARAQLREARARRALAGAQLGPSVDVSASASRSQSSEETGGGNSRELYSAGFDAGWEADVFGGLRRGVEAAEADVEASVESLRDTQVSLVAEVVLNYVDLRTAERRLAVTEANIAALEEIRQLAQWRLQAGLVSQLDVAQARTEVESAGAGLPALRTAMVEARNRLAVLLGSAPGALMNRLAATGVIPLAERSAALGIPADMLRRRPDVRAAERRLAAQTARLGEAQSERYPRFNLSGSIGLEAFALSALGNSGASVYSLLASITAPIFDSGRIKANIATQDALLEQALLGYKSAVLTALEDVENALAALADADERRQRLEQAAESARETLQLAEQRYAGGLTDFLTVLDSRRTLLNLENDLASSSGQLSGAQIQLYKALGGGWSPNSQPEDTRNAS